GATTCCTCCCGCAGAGTCCAGAATGGTACAGGGTGACATTCCTTTTCCCGAACCGGCCTGACGGCAATTGTCATTGTAAGAACCAATGGTAACATAAATATTGCCATTGTTGTCCAGCGCAAGCGGCTTCGCATTGTCCCGACCGTGATCCACAAGACCATCCACGATTTTCTCAGGGTTCTCAAAATCAACGATTTCCTCCTTGGCATTCAGCTTATATCTGAAAATCCCTTTATTGGAAGAGCTGTACAGGTAGCCGTTCTTAATCGCAACGCCCGTGCCCTGATAGTCACCGAAAAGCTTCTGCTCATCAATGGTACCATCGCCATTGGCATCGCGCAAAAGATACATTCCCTTCCCATCTTTCAGCTTCGAAAGCTTCACATACATATCACCATTTTTACCGACCACCATATGTCGCGTAGCACCCAGATCAGTCGCGAGGATCTTAGCTGAAAAACCTGCTGGAAGTTTCAGTTCCTTGGCTTCGATCGGGGCAGTGAATTTACTTTTTAGGGGAGGAACGTCGGTCGCATTTTTGTACGCCAAAAGGCCCGTAACTCCCGCCAGCATAAAAAATGCGCTTGCCGTTTTAATTAATTTTCTTTGCATGCAACGATTAAATTGGGTGAAAAAGGTTAATTTTATTATAGGATTACGCGAATTTCTTCGGTTCATATAAAAGCATTCCTATGAAAGTTTATTACTTGGAGTCGTCATTCATTTTTCCTTAAATAAATTTAATTTGGAATGATTTTTTTTAACATCTTTGGACATCGAACCACAAACTACCTATCCTGAGTAATTTAGTAACCTAATAAAATACTACTGCTATGAGCCCATTTGATGATGACGACGACGATTTATTTGATGACGACCTTCCCGGAAATTACCCCGCCGAAGAGGACATCTTTCGTAAGGGTCTGATAGATGCCGACATTGATCCTGAGGATATTTCCAGAGTTAAACGTGAGTTAGAGCTTGAAGCAGGAGACTGGAATGAAAAATCGTATGACGACGATCTTGTAGGCGACGACCTCGACGTTCCGGGATCAGAGCTTGACGATGATGACGAAGAGATTGGCAGAGAAGACGAAGAAAACAACTATTACAGCCTCGGCGGCGATAACCATGACGACCTGGAAGAGAACCAGGGTGATTAGTCGACCAAGAACACATAGTAAAAGCCTGATAAACTGATTATCAGGCTTTTTACATTTTAAAGCCTTTATTTTGGTCTAATTTTTACAAAAATTTAATAATTAAATGAATGTTCGTTAATATTTTAATTAAACCAATATTCTCTCTTGTTTCGTAGCCTAAGGTTGGGATATATTTGTCCTTCGCGATAATTTATGCCTCTTTATTCTATGAAAATCTCCTTACTGCTATTAATATTTGCTTTCACATTCCTTGCGTTTTCTTCCTATTCCCAAGAATCCTATGAGCTTAATTCAGGCTGGAAATGCGCCCCAGTTTCTAAAATAAAAGACCCCGGAACAACCATTTCAAAAAGTGCCTTTACCACTGAAAACTGGCAGCCTGCTGTGGTACCAGGCACGGTGTTGAGCACGATGCTGGAAAACAAGCAGATTCGCGATCCGTTTTTTGGAATGAACAACAAGCTCATTCCCGATATTTTTAACACAGGTCGCGAGTACTACACCTATTGGTTTGTAAAGGATTTTGAAGAAAATAACACTTCCGGGCAGGAAGTATGGCTGCATTTGCGGGGTGTCAATTACAGCTGCGACGTGTTTTTGAATGGAAATAAACTGAATGCTAAAACGCATGAAGGAATGTTCCTTCGCCAGTCATATAACGTCACCAAATTCATTCAGAAAACCGGCAAAAACAGGCTTGCTGTCATAGTATACCCGCCTGATCCGGTTGGCAACCCCAATGGCGGACAGGGTGGTGACGGCGCCATTGCCCGAAATGTATCGCATCAATACGTGGCCGGATGGGACTGGATACAGCCGATCAGGGACCGCAATACGGGAATTTGGGACAAAGTGATCATTGAAAAAACAGGAAAGGTCAACATCAAAAACCCACATATTGTAACGCTCGTACCAGGCAGACGAAACCCGGAAGGCAGCCAGAAACCTGCAACTATCAAAGTCTCAGCTGAGCTGGAAAATCCTACGGCTTTGCCGCAAAAAGGCACTTTGCAGTACATGCTCGACGGCAGCAAGGTTTCCAAAGAGGTCACGATTCAACCACATTCTACCATTGAAATAAAACTTCCTGACCACATTCTGAACAATCCAAAGCTTTGGTGGCCGAATGGCTATGGTGAGCAACATCTTTACACTTTCAAAATGCAGTTTGTGTTGAATGGCAAGGTTTCCGATACTGAGGAAATGAATGTAGGGGTGCGCGAAATACAGGCCGACTGGAACACGACGACGCGAAGCAAACAAATATCGGTGAACGGTCAGCGTGTGTTTATCAAGGGAGGTAACTGGATCATTTCCGACGCTATGCTGCGTTTTTCTGATGAAAGGTACAATGCTGAGGTTCGCTTCCACCGCGATATGAACCTGAACCTATTGCGGATTTGGGGCGGTGCACTGACCGAAAGACCTGAGTTTTACGAAGCATGCGACCAATATGGAATTCTGGTCATGCAGGATTTCTGGGGATCGGGAGACTGCAACGGCCGGTGGGTAGACCCGATGAAACTGGACGATCAATGGACACGAAGAAAATATCCTGATGATCACGGTCTGTTCCTAAAATCCGCTGCCGATCAGATCAAAATGATCCGGAATTTCCCTTCGCTGGCCATATGGTGCGGCGGGAATGAGATCACATTGCCTGTCGACATTATGACGCCATTGCGGGATTCTATTTTGCCACAACTGGACGGAACGCGCTGGTTTGTAGACTACTCCAACTCGGACGACATGTCGTTCAATTCGCTCGGAGGCAATGGCGACGGCCCGTACGGTATCCAGCCGCTGGACCGTTTCTGGAACTACAAAACCTGGCCATTCAACTCGGAAATAGGTTCTGTCGGTGTCGGTGACTATGAATCGCTGGAAAGATTTTTGCCCAAAGAAAACCTTATCGCCCCTGTTTATTCAGCCGATACCAAGCGTGAAAAAGTAGATTCGGTATGGCAATATCATAAGTACATTGGCTACGAGCAGTACATTGATCCATACGGAAAAGCGAAAGATGCCCGCGACTTTGGCAAAAAAGCGCAGCTCGTGAATTTTGACCAGTACCGTGCGCTGATGGAAGGTTTCAGCGCGCATATGTGGGACTGGTACACCGGGGTCATTATCTGGAAAACACAAAATCCATGGACGTCGCTGCGCGGACAAATGTACGACTACTACCTCGACCCCAATGCGTGCTTGTACGGATTACATTCGGGTAGTGAGCCGTTGCATGTCATGTACAACCCTTCCGATACCGCGGTGGCGATCGTCAATAATACGTTTAAGCACCAGTATGACCTGATGTTGGTGATCGATGCCATTGATATGAAGGGAAATAGCAAAAGTCTCGGTCAGGTTTTCGTCGAAATAGGCCCGTCCACGACGCGTAGTATTCTGGGTATCAAAAAGGAGATCAGGGAAATGGCCAAGCAAGAAGGAGTTTTCCTTTCTCTGAAACTTTTGAATGTAAAAAAAGAAACGGTTAGCAGCAACTTGTACTGGCTAGCCGATGAAAAAGGCAATTACAGTGGTCTGCAAAGCATTCAAAAATCGCAGGTCAGTATTACCAGCCGCGAGGTGCAGAAAGGCAAAATCGCTGTGACACTTGCCAATCCGGCGGGAGGTCCGGTTGCATTCTTCAACCGGTTATCACTACTCGATCCAAAAACTAAAAAACGCCTTTTACCAGTGTTCTACGAAGATAACTACGTCTCAATCCTACCAGGCGAAAGTAAGACGGTAACATTGGAATACACTCCAAACAAGGAAGTTTCACCGTTGTTATCGGTGGAGGGTTGGAATGTAGAGGAGAAGTTGGTGAAGATTGACAAATAGTAGCTATTGAATCACTTTTTCAGTGCTTCATGCAATAAGTATGATTAATTATCAGACGGCTTTATCTAAAAAACGACTTAGAACATGGCCGCGTTTACTGCCGAAGCTTTCAAAAAAGAACTGGTTGCTATTCTTGATTATTGGGAAAAATATGGCCCAGATCCTGAGAAAGGCGGTTTTTACGGTCAGGTTAGCTACGAAAACGAGCCTGTAAAAGATTCGCCGCGCTCGGTGGTATTGACAGGCAGGCTATTATGGACGTTTTCACTGGCGCACAGGCTTTTTAAAGAAGTAAAGTATCTGACATTAGCCGACAGGGCCTACCAACAGCTTGTTAAAAGTTTTATTGATACAGAACACGGCGGCGTATACTGGTCTGTGAAGGCAGACGGATCGCCACTGGAAACCAAAAAACAGATATACGGCAATGCTTTCGCGATGTACGGCCTGAGCGAATACTACCGCATTACCCACCATCAGCCCGCTTTGAATCAGGCAAAGGATTTATTTAACATCATTGAAAAACATGCTTTCGATCCTGTAAACGGCGGATACCGCGAAGCTTTCGCCCGTGACTGGTCCAATACGGATGATTACATTCTCAGCAAAAGTCCCTGGATCAAGAGCATGAACACGCATTTGCATTTGGTGGAAGCCTACACGAATTTATACAGCGTGTGGCCGGATGCCAAACTCAAAAAGCAGACTTCTGACATGCTGGAAGCGATTATCACGCACATTGTGAATCCCGAGACCAACAGTATGCAATTGTTCTTTGACGAAAAATGGAAGCCAAAAGACAACATTATTTCCTACGGTCACGATATCGAAGCTTCCTGGCTGCTATTTGAAACTGCGGAAGTTCTTCACGACGAAAAGCTCATTGAAAAAATGAAGAAAAAATCCATTCAAATGGCGACTGCCGTCAACAAAGGCCTGGGCGCCGATGGCGCCCTCAACTACGAATACGATCCCGAAACCAAGCATACCCAAACGGACCGTAGCTGGTGGGTAGCCGCCGAACAGCTGGTCGGATTTTACAATGCATATGAACTGACCAAAGACAATCAGTTCAAAATCAAGGCTGAACGGAGCTGGGATTATATTATCAATGAATTTGTCGACAGGGACAAAGGTGAATGGTTTGGTACAGTCAAAGAAGACGGTACGCCCGTGAAAGGTGCCAAAATCAGTTTCTGGAAATGTCCTTACCATAATGCCCGTGCCTGCGCCGAAATGTGGCGACGGATTCAAAAAGCCTAAAACCAGCTCAATTCAGGAACATTTCATCGACCAGTAAAAGCGCATTTTTGCCTTTATTTCTGTGCCATTCAGGTATTTTGCTCAATGGTTTCGCCACTATTTTAATGTAGGAAACACTTTGCGGCTTGAATTTCCCTTCTACGGTTTTCAATGAAGGCTTGTCGCCTTTTGACGGAAGCGCTGCCTTGAATTTGGTGAGCAATTTTAAATTTCCTGCATTGTCACCACCCCAGATTTCAACGAGTTCAGGCGGAAAAATACCGGTATCTTCTTCCACCATATAATGTATTCCGAGCGAAGAAATGGTGACGGGTTTCTTGAATTCTGAAATAAAAGCCATGTCATTGTCCCTAACACCCGCCCAGTTATTGGCCCAGGCGGGATTGTTAGCGCCGATAACACCCAATTTATGATCGAAAAATGTCTTGGCACCTTCGGCCTGATGTACCCTGTTGAGCGGCGCGAGCAGGTTCACACTATCCGGGTTAAATGTGCTTTTGAAAAAGTCAAATGTGACCAGATCGCTTCCATACCAACCATTTTTATAGGCTTTTGCCTTAATGGTTTCACTTTTCGTTAATACAGTTTTATGATCAAACAATGGCGATTTAATGCTGTCAGGCTCTGTTCCGTCCATTGTAAAACGAATATCTACGCCTTTGATCGGGTGTTTCAGCTCCAATGCCAGTGACTGCCCGAAAATCGTAGAATTGTTCTTAACCTGCGGCGGGTTCAGTTTCAATGGATTTTTACCGTCATCTTTGAAACCACCAATGATCGCCAGGTTTCTGTTCGCTTTTTGTAATTGTACTACTTCCTCAGCCGACAGTTTTGTCTCCCAGACTGCGACTGTTTTCAGGCTTTTCAACGAAGGCAGCAAGCCTTTCAAATCATTGAAATTTAGCTTAGTACCCGATAAAGTCAGGTTTTGCAAGTGCTTTAATGATGCTAGTTCCTTCAAACCAGCTGCTGTGACATCCGTAAAGTTAAGATCCAGTTTATTCAGGTTTTCAAACTGTGTAATGCTTTTTATATCAGCATCTTTCACCGGCATTTTGTTCAGATTAATCGAAATAACCTGCTTTTTGATCTCACTCAGCTCGTCCAGCTGCTTTACACTATAAGCCGCACTGTTATAAATATTGACTGCTAGCGCCGGTGACTCGCGCGCCAGCGGTAAGATCGTACGGTAATCGCTATTCAATTCAGCTACTTTTTCATCGTCCACAGCAGGGAAATCGTATTCTTCCTCCTGGGTTGCCGGCTGCAAAAATGCAGAAGCGATAATTCGCAATGAGTCCGTAGCGGGCAAATCGGTCAGTTTTTTCTTAAAATCGGCTCTCCCTTTCACCCACAATGTCAGTATTGAAATTTCCTGCAACGTGAGTTGTGCCTTACCTGTCGGCGGCATGTGTTTTTTCACTTCAATGGGTAAATGAACACGCTGCAAAAGCAGGCTCATTTTAGGATTCCCGGGAACGAGCAATTTACCTGACTTCCCTCCTTTCATAATCGATTCCGGGTTCGTCAGGATCAGTTCGCCTTTCAATTTGTCAGGATTATGGCAGCTTGTACATTTCTGTTCAAAGATCGGCTGGATCACATTGGCATAAATAAGTGCCTGATCCAGCGGAACAGCCGTTATTTGCATGCCGGAAGAAATGGGTTCCCAGATGAAATTATTGCCATGGGTCAATGCGGCTCCATAATGTCCTGTTATCACCAGTGCAACAACGGTCAGTAAAGCCCCGGTTTTGGCCAGCGGCGCCTTGTACCAGTTTGTATTTCTGACCCAATAAATGATAGATGCAAAGAAGAAAATACCTGCACCTGTCCATTTGTGAAAAAGTAATGTATCCCCCGAATAACCCTCTTCTCTGGAAAGAAAAAGCCCCATAATAACCGTCACAGCCGCAAACAACGCTCCAATCAGCAACAGATTTTGAAGGAAATTCCTGTAAAAGAGATTCGTAGCATACTCCGGTTTAAAGCGAAAAAACTCCAAAAGCATTGCCAAAAGCAGGATCACGATCGGAAAATGCAGGATCAGCGGGTGCATTCGGCCGATGGTTTGCAGCCAGGCCGGAATGACCAGTTTGCTTTCGAAGAGCAGTAAAAACAAAATGAAGATATTAGAAACAACTAATAACTGTTCCGCAAAAACCCTGAATCTTAAATGCATTTAAACTTTACCCAAAAAATTGATCAATGAAAATAACTGCGAATATCAGCTGATAATGTCCCTGATGACTTTGCCCGAAACATCGGTGAGCCGGTACCTTCTGCCCAAATGCTTGAAAATGAGTTTTTCATGGTTCAGACCCAGCTGATGTAGGATCGTCGCCTGAAAATCATGAACGTGTACAGGGTCTTTGGCAATGTTATAACCCAGCTCGTCCGTTTCACCATACACGATCCCGGGTTTGATACCACCACCGGCCATCCATATCGTGAAACATCTCGGATGGTGATCGCGGCCGTAATTTTCAGCGGTGAGTTTGCCCTGCGTGTAGCTGGTACGGCCAAATTCTCCTCCCCAGATCACAAGCGTTTCGTCCAGTAATCCGCGTTGTTTCAAGTCGGTTACCAGGGCAGCCGATGCCTGGTCGACATCCATTGCCTGCTTGGTGATCTCAAATGGCAGGTTTCCGTGCTGATCCCAGCCCTGATGGTACAACTGCACGAACCTCACCCCGTTTTCGGAAAGCTTGCGGGCCAGCAGACAGTTGGCCGCGTACGTACCCGGTACGAGGCACTCAGGCCCGTATAGTTTAATGATATCGTCAGGCTCCTTCGACAAATCCATTACCTCGGGCACGGCGGTTTGCATCCGGTAGGCCATTTCGTACTGCTTGATCTTCGCGCTGATCTCTGGATCACCAAACTCCTGGTATGACAATTCATTGAGCTCAGAGAGGTTATCAAGCATTTCGCGTCGCTCGTGGCGGTCCATTCCTTCGGGATCACGGAGATAAAGCACAGGATCTTCTCCCTTACTGAACTGGACGCCCTGATGCACGGAATCCAGAAAACCATTGGACCATAATTTGGAATAAACACCCTGGCCATTACCCACACCGCGGGACAGTAAAACCGTAAAATTCGGCAGGTTTTTATTCTCATTACCAAGCCCATAGCTCAGCCACGAACCCATACTAGGACGGTTTCCCTGCTGTGATCCGGTTTGTAAAAATGTCAGGGCCGGGTCATGGTTGATCGCCTCCGTGTACATAGACCTGACAATGCACAGGTCGTCCACGATCTTGGACGTATAAGGTAATAGGTTACTCACCCACGCCTGCGATTGGCCATATTGTTTAAAATCTACAAAAGAACCTACCAGCGGGAATGAGGCCTGATTCGCCGTCATACCTGTAAGTCGCTGCGTACCACGTACGGACGGCGGTATCTCTTGTCCCAGCATCTCGCGTAGTTTTGGCTTATAATCAAACAGTTCCTGCTGGGAAGGTGCGCCATTTTGGAACAGATAAATGACCCTTTTGGCTTTCGGCGCAAAATGCGGGATACCCGGGGCCAGTCCTTCGTCCTCCAATCCTCCCCCTTTCAACAAGTCGGGCATCAGCAACGATCCCAACGCCACGCTCCCGATCCCCAGACTCATAGTGGACAAAAAGCGCCTTCTGTTGAAGTTAAATCCGTGTTCTAATATTTCCTTTTCCATAATTTATTGACATCGGCTTTCGGCAATCGGCCGTCGGCGTTTTATTTAAATTCTTTAAACTTTATAACATGAAATCATCACTACTCGAAAAACCGATTGCCGATGGCCGAAAGCCGACAGCCGTCAAGATTTCGTGATCGTCTCTTCCAGATTATATATAGTCGAAATGACGCGCATTAATGCTGCCTGCGCCTTTTTATCGATATTTTTTGTTAGCGGATACTCTCCTACCGTCACCATTTTATCGGCCGTTTGAGGCTTGATCGTTTTCAGCTCCTTGTCATAATAGGCGGTCAATACGTTCAGCTCCTTGTCGTTCGGCGTCCGGCACACGATCAGCCTGAACGCCTTGATGATTTTGTCCTTTGTAGCACTTTTTTCCTGCACGAGTTTAGAAGCCAGCACGCGGGACGCTTCGAGCACGGCGGGGTCATTCATCATGACCAGTGCCTGCAATGGCGTATTGGTTTTCAGCCTTTTAACCTCGCAAAGATCCCTGTTACTCGCATCGAAAATACTCATGGTTGGCGGTGGTACAGTCCGTTTGATCAGCGTATACATGCCGCGACGGTACAAATTCGCTCCGTGATCCTGATTGTAAACCGAAAGCAACCCCCTACCCGACGTTGCACCCTCCCACAACCCTGCAGGCTGATAAGGTTTTACACTTGGTCCGCCAATGGTTTTGTTTAGCAAGCCGCTGCTTGCCAATACGAGGTCTTTGATAAACTCTGCGTGAATGCGGTACCGTGGCCCGCGGGCGAGCAGGATATTATCGGGATCCACAGCTAGTTTTTCTTTGGTAACCACTGCCGATTGCCGGTAAGTAGCCGACGTAACCATTTGTTTTACAAGGCGTTTTACATCCCAGTTGTGTTCCATAAAATCGACAGCGAGCCAGTCAAGTAATGCGGGATGCGAAGGCAGTTCGCCCTGCATTCCAAAGTCACCCGAAGTTTTGACAATGCCTTTACCAAAGAATTCCTGCCAGAGAATGTTCACATATACCCTCGCAGTCAATGGGTTCTTTTTGTCAAAAAGCCATTTAGAGAGTCCTAGTCTGTTTTTAGGATAGTTTTTATCAAAAGGCAAAATAGAAGATGGGGTACCTGGCTCTACTTCATCGCCGGGCGCATCGTAAACGCCCCTTTTCAGAATGTGGGTTTTACGGAGGGTATCCAGGTCGCCCATCACGGAAACGATCAGCCGGTTGGTATCAGGCTTATTAATGAATGTCAGGATCTTCTTCACGTCATCATTACTGATCTCCATTAAAGGTTTCTTTGCATAAGTTTCGGGCCCACCAATCACCGATTCGATCCCTACCTCTTTTACATTGTTAAAAAAGGCAAACATCTGATAGTATTCCTTTTGCGAGAACGGATCGTATTTATGGTCATGGCAATGTGCGCATTCCAATGTCACACCGAGTAATCCCTTACCAAACAGATCATTACGATCTGTCACGTACATAATCCTGT
The genomic region above belongs to Dyadobacter pollutisoli and contains:
- a CDS encoding glycoside hydrolase family 2 protein, with protein sequence MKISLLLLIFAFTFLAFSSYSQESYELNSGWKCAPVSKIKDPGTTISKSAFTTENWQPAVVPGTVLSTMLENKQIRDPFFGMNNKLIPDIFNTGREYYTYWFVKDFEENNTSGQEVWLHLRGVNYSCDVFLNGNKLNAKTHEGMFLRQSYNVTKFIQKTGKNRLAVIVYPPDPVGNPNGGQGGDGAIARNVSHQYVAGWDWIQPIRDRNTGIWDKVIIEKTGKVNIKNPHIVTLVPGRRNPEGSQKPATIKVSAELENPTALPQKGTLQYMLDGSKVSKEVTIQPHSTIEIKLPDHILNNPKLWWPNGYGEQHLYTFKMQFVLNGKVSDTEEMNVGVREIQADWNTTTRSKQISVNGQRVFIKGGNWIISDAMLRFSDERYNAEVRFHRDMNLNLLRIWGGALTERPEFYEACDQYGILVMQDFWGSGDCNGRWVDPMKLDDQWTRRKYPDDHGLFLKSAADQIKMIRNFPSLAIWCGGNEITLPVDIMTPLRDSILPQLDGTRWFVDYSNSDDMSFNSLGGNGDGPYGIQPLDRFWNYKTWPFNSEIGSVGVGDYESLERFLPKENLIAPVYSADTKREKVDSVWQYHKYIGYEQYIDPYGKAKDARDFGKKAQLVNFDQYRALMEGFSAHMWDWYTGVIIWKTQNPWTSLRGQMYDYYLDPNACLYGLHSGSEPLHVMYNPSDTAVAIVNNTFKHQYDLMLVIDAIDMKGNSKSLGQVFVEIGPSTTRSILGIKKEIREMAKQEGVFLSLKLLNVKKETVSSNLYWLADEKGNYSGLQSIQKSQVSITSREVQKGKIAVTLANPAGGPVAFFNRLSLLDPKTKKRLLPVFYEDNYVSILPGESKTVTLEYTPNKEVSPLLSVEGWNVEEKLVKIDK
- a CDS encoding AGE family epimerase/isomerase, with protein sequence MAAFTAEAFKKELVAILDYWEKYGPDPEKGGFYGQVSYENEPVKDSPRSVVLTGRLLWTFSLAHRLFKEVKYLTLADRAYQQLVKSFIDTEHGGVYWSVKADGSPLETKKQIYGNAFAMYGLSEYYRITHHQPALNQAKDLFNIIEKHAFDPVNGGYREAFARDWSNTDDYILSKSPWIKSMNTHLHLVEAYTNLYSVWPDAKLKKQTSDMLEAIITHIVNPETNSMQLFFDEKWKPKDNIISYGHDIEASWLLFETAEVLHDEKLIEKMKKKSIQMATAVNKGLGADGALNYEYDPETKHTQTDRSWWVAAEQLVGFYNAYELTKDNQFKIKAERSWDYIINEFVDRDKGEWFGTVKEDGTPVKGAKISFWKCPYHNARACAEMWRRIQKA
- a CDS encoding c-type cytochrome domain-containing protein, which codes for MFLLLFESKLVIPAWLQTIGRMHPLILHFPIVILLLAMLLEFFRFKPEYATNLFYRNFLQNLLLIGALFAAVTVIMGLFLSREEGYSGDTLLFHKWTGAGIFFFASIIYWVRNTNWYKAPLAKTGALLTVVALVITGHYGAALTHGNNFIWEPISSGMQITAVPLDQALIYANVIQPIFEQKCTSCHNPDKLKGELILTNPESIMKGGKSGKLLVPGNPKMSLLLQRVHLPIEVKKHMPPTGKAQLTLQEISILTLWVKGRADFKKKLTDLPATDSLRIIASAFLQPATQEEEYDFPAVDDEKVAELNSDYRTILPLARESPALAVNIYNSAAYSVKQLDELSEIKKQVISINLNKMPVKDADIKSITQFENLNKLDLNFTDVTAAGLKELASLKHLQNLTLSGTKLNFNDLKGLLPSLKSLKTVAVWETKLSAEEVVQLQKANRNLAIIGGFKDDGKNPLKLNPPQVKNNSTIFGQSLALELKHPIKGVDIRFTMDGTEPDSIKSPLFDHKTVLTKSETIKAKAYKNGWYGSDLVTFDFFKSTFNPDSVNLLAPLNRVHQAEGAKTFFDHKLGVIGANNPAWANNWAGVRDNDMAFISEFKKPVTISSLGIHYMVEEDTGIFPPELVEIWGGDNAGNLKLLTKFKAALPSKGDKPSLKTVEGKFKPQSVSYIKIVAKPLSKIPEWHRNKGKNALLLVDEMFLN
- a CDS encoding DUF1501 domain-containing protein produces the protein MEKEILEHGFNFNRRRFLSTMSLGIGSVALGSLLMPDLLKGGGLEDEGLAPGIPHFAPKAKRVIYLFQNGAPSQQELFDYKPKLREMLGQEIPPSVRGTQRLTGMTANQASFPLVGSFVDFKQYGQSQAWVSNLLPYTSKIVDDLCIVRSMYTEAINHDPALTFLQTGSQQGNRPSMGSWLSYGLGNENKNLPNFTVLLSRGVGNGQGVYSKLWSNGFLDSVHQGVQFSKGEDPVLYLRDPEGMDRHERREMLDNLSELNELSYQEFGDPEISAKIKQYEMAYRMQTAVPEVMDLSKEPDDIIKLYGPECLVPGTYAANCLLARKLSENGVRFVQLYHQGWDQHGNLPFEITKQAMDVDQASAALVTDLKQRGLLDETLVIWGGEFGRTSYTQGKLTAENYGRDHHPRCFTIWMAGGGIKPGIVYGETDELGYNIAKDPVHVHDFQATILHQLGLNHEKLIFKHLGRRYRLTDVSGKVIRDIIS